One genomic region from Bacillus aquiflavi encodes:
- a CDS encoding thiamine pyrophosphate-dependent dehydrogenase E1 component subunit alpha, whose amino-acid sequence MYEMMYKIRWYEDRMVEAYGEGKSPVFNIGAGPVPGEMHLATGQEPAAVGICAHLTKYDTVSSPHRPHHHAIAKGIDLNKMTAEIFGKVTGLCKGKGGHMHLFDPNVKFSCGGIVGAGIPHALGAALAAKKKETDWVAVAFIGEGAANQGAFHESLNMAALWNLPLIVVVENNQYGISVRKEASTSIPSNDLRAEAYGIEGYNVKDNDPVEMYNVSEKAIERARAGKGPSIIEIETYRYLGHFQGDPELYREKSEVPYLREKDPIILLGRKLVEEYHLDVSEIKEMEKRAAKEVDEAYQFARDSEYPKPEAALEDLFI is encoded by the coding sequence ATGTACGAAATGATGTACAAAATTCGCTGGTACGAAGATAGAATGGTTGAAGCATATGGAGAAGGTAAATCTCCAGTCTTTAACATTGGCGCTGGTCCCGTTCCAGGAGAAATGCACTTAGCAACTGGACAAGAACCGGCAGCAGTCGGCATTTGTGCTCATCTAACAAAGTATGATACCGTTTCTTCTCCACACCGTCCGCACCATCATGCGATTGCAAAAGGGATTGACTTGAACAAAATGACAGCCGAAATTTTCGGTAAAGTGACTGGCTTATGTAAAGGAAAAGGAGGTCACATGCATCTCTTTGATCCAAATGTGAAATTTTCCTGCGGCGGGATTGTCGGAGCAGGAATTCCCCATGCTCTCGGAGCCGCTCTTGCAGCGAAGAAAAAAGAAACGGATTGGGTTGCTGTCGCCTTTATCGGTGAAGGGGCGGCAAACCAAGGAGCATTCCATGAATCATTAAATATGGCTGCATTATGGAATCTCCCTTTAATTGTTGTCGTTGAAAATAATCAATACGGAATTTCAGTGCGAAAAGAAGCCTCTACTTCCATCCCTTCTAACGACTTACGTGCAGAAGCATATGGTATAGAAGGATATAATGTGAAGGATAATGATCCAGTAGAAATGTATAACGTTTCAGAAAAAGCGATCGAGCGAGCTAGAGCTGGAAAAGGGCCATCTATTATAGAAATAGAAACATACCGCTATTTAGGTCACTTCCAAGGCGATCCGGAGCTATATCGCGAAAAAAGCGAAGTACCGTATTTAAGAGAAAAAGATCCAATTATCCTGCTAGGAAGAAAACTAGTTGAAGAATATCATCTAGACGTGAGTGAAATAAAAGAAATGGAAAAAAGAGCTGCCAAAGAAGTGGACGAGGCCTACCAATTTGCTCGCGATAGTGAATACCCTAAGCCTGAAGCTGCACTTGAAGATCTATTTATTTAA
- a CDS encoding alpha-ketoacid dehydrogenase subunit beta, with protein MEAEKNRLLTGSKAMSEAIAQEMEKDASVFIMGEDVGVYGGIFGSTQGLFEKFGPERVMDTPISETAFIGAAVGAAAEGMRPIVELMFVDFFGVCMDQIYNQMAKIPYMSGGNVKLPVVLMTGVGGGYNDGAQHSQTLYATFAHLPGMKVVAPSTPYDLKGMMISAIRDDNPVVFMFHKTLQGLGWMDQLDASVGHVPAENYTVPLGKANIVREGKDITIVGIQMTVYYALEAAKKLEKEGIDAEVIDLRSLAPLDKETILTSLKKTHRLMVVDEDYLSYGMTAEIAAIAAEEGLYELEAPVKRIAIPDVPIPYSRPLEQFILPNEEKIVKEAIKLMNE; from the coding sequence ATGGAAGCTGAAAAAAATCGTTTATTAACTGGAAGCAAAGCAATGTCAGAAGCGATTGCTCAAGAAATGGAGAAAGATGCAAGCGTATTTATAATGGGTGAAGATGTTGGTGTTTATGGAGGCATATTCGGTTCAACGCAAGGTCTTTTTGAAAAGTTTGGTCCTGAGCGTGTGATGGATACACCGATTTCTGAAACGGCTTTTATTGGGGCGGCAGTCGGAGCAGCTGCTGAAGGAATGCGTCCGATTGTTGAACTAATGTTTGTTGATTTTTTTGGAGTGTGTATGGATCAAATTTATAACCAAATGGCGAAAATCCCCTATATGTCAGGGGGAAACGTAAAGCTTCCGGTAGTGCTTATGACAGGTGTAGGCGGAGGCTATAACGATGGAGCACAGCATTCACAAACTTTATACGCAACATTTGCCCATTTGCCTGGAATGAAAGTCGTTGCCCCATCTACCCCATATGATTTAAAAGGGATGATGATCTCTGCAATTCGAGACGACAATCCAGTCGTGTTCATGTTTCATAAAACACTGCAAGGTCTTGGTTGGATGGATCAACTTGATGCATCTGTGGGACATGTTCCAGCGGAAAACTACACCGTTCCATTAGGAAAAGCAAATATTGTTCGTGAAGGCAAGGATATCACAATTGTCGGCATTCAAATGACCGTTTATTATGCACTTGAAGCTGCAAAAAAACTTGAAAAAGAAGGAATTGATGCCGAAGTTATTGATCTTCGTTCCCTCGCCCCACTCGATAAAGAAACGATTTTAACTTCACTAAAAAAGACACATCGGTTAATGGTCGTTGATGAAGATTATTTATCATATGGAATGACAGCTGAAATTGCAGCAATTGCGGCTGAAGAAGGTTTATATGAGCTTGAAGCACCTGTAAAAAGAATTGCAATCCCAGACGTTCCAATCCCATATAGCCGCCCATTAGAGCAATTCATTTTGCCAAATGAGGAGAAAATTGTGAAAGAAGCTATTAAATTAATGAACGAATAG